From one Branchiostoma floridae strain S238N-H82 chromosome 3, Bfl_VNyyK, whole genome shotgun sequence genomic stretch:
- the LOC118412473 gene encoding uncharacterized protein LOC118412473 isoform X1 translates to MMTRPCASGLWKWTALVLIATSATVAAQVAPYVEVISAWPSAKLYYQETLTLTCHGGGDPAPTFSWSRDSGSLPPLAVVDGTAGTLTLVNTTDADSGVYTCTADNGVGTAVANINVTGCPDISTCPDSNPNCASWAASEQCKNNPRYMFRNCRLSCNICFPNLGAHCKTIRRGRSWDTWECYNVTSVPRAVQTELNLDRTFYQKYLHAYGIPILGSSLLPDDALRRACYDVLFMLADRRDLRDSYYNFNGRVGIMAESEVTLNIPEHSSLDPFFNQRARGLGATVARPISTGAEENLLCYSTDRYRVEDIFMSELAHGIDLLGCRICISDFKPRLQAAYRAALANGLWANTYAAANIDEYWAEAVQSFFNVNHERTRPDGIHNHVNTRAELQEYDPALYSIVDEIFPCGNFPVKRCERDYANHTMKMDCLSKNHWRKTVVGNAVWGQTLAAIATTQVSQTPAASTPTTSTTRTAAQAIADTTPAVPVAQPSSTAAAPAVATEPPAQSSSVISDLTLDHAWTDHLTVFWTVVGSQPIWHYRLRYQRTDGSTSYQDLSPAPTASATSATLSGLLPDMEYTIVLTSYGMDDRPNGVIRGTYRTDSIVANVECEQDSMTLSIPLAALRAVDLESMHLLDPSCGATVEGDAVKMHTSLQGCGTRQETSGEDHLIFYNEAIANQVAHENGAMRGQPINMRFHCEFLRRYDVSQGEIMYHIPSSRIQIVDANNTFTLEMHMYTSADFNASYEASDFPIQVTPSDRLNFGLSVTSPLDNLEVLATDCVSTPTTDPNDSPRVNIIEDSCEVDETLQKENDLSNDKALYYSVDAFTFPNAAESSLVYFHCTMILCFKDDPDSRCRQGCNPARRRRAVSDGTEARVRRETNRDHKAEISQGPFRIQFKEKAGPAGFPLGTVIGVSVGVAGVMVLLTVAAVLVKKRYGVARESKKGMDTVGLDNYTFQPWEKMNKAVTAYTKA, encoded by the exons tcGCTCCTTACGTAGAGGTCATCTCTGCCTGGCCTTCAGCTAAGCTGTACTATCAGGagaccctgaccctgacctgtcATGGCGGCGGTGACCCCGCTCCGACCTTCAGCTGGTCACGTGACTCGGGCTCCCTCCCTCCTCTCGCAGTGGTTGACGGGACTGCGGGAACCCTGACCCTGGTGAACACGACTGATGCGGACAGCGGGGTGTACACCTGCACGGCGGACAACGGAGTTGGTACTGCCGTGGCCAACATCAACGTCACCGGATGTCCTGAT ATTTCTACCTGCCCAGACTCCAACCCCAACTGTGCAAGCTGGGCTGCAAGtgaacagtgtaaaaacaaccCACGCTATATGTTTCGCAACTGTCGCCTCAGCTGCAACATCTGTTTTCCAA ACCTAGGTGCTCACTGCAAGACCATACGCCGCGGGCGTTCCTGGGACACGTGGGAATGCTATAACGTCACGAGTGTCCCGCGTGCAGTGCAGACCGAGCTTAATCTTGATCGCACATTCTACCAG AAATATCTCCACGCCTATGGTATCCCCATCCTTGGCTCTTCTCTCCTCCCGGACGACGCCCTCCGGAGAGCGTGTTATGACGTGCTGTTCATGTTAGCGGACAGAAGGGACCTGCGGGACTCCTACTATAACTTCAACGGGAGGGTTGGCATCATGGCCGAATCTGAG GTTACGCTGAATATCCCCGAACATTCTAGCCTGGACCCATTTTTCAACCAGCGGGCCAGGGGCTTGGGGGCCACCGTCGCCAGACCTATATCCACAGGGGCTGAGGAAAACTTGCTCTGCTACAGCACTGACCG GTACAGGGTTGAAGACATCTTCATGAGTGAACTCGCTCACGGCATAGACCTCCTTGGTTGCCGCATCTGCATCAGCGATTTCAAACCCCGCCTGCAGGCCGCTTATCGTGCCGCCCTGGCCAATGGACTGTGGGCTAACACTTACGCCGCCGCCAACATTGATGAGTACTGGGCGGAAG CTGTGCAAAGCTTCTTCAATGTGAATCACGAGAGGACTCGTCCAGACGGGATCCACAACCACGTCAACACCCGTGCCGAGCTGCAAGAGTACGACCCAGCCCTCTACTCCATAGTAGATGAGATCTTCCCCTGTGGGAACTTCCCTGTCAAGCGTTGTGAACGAG aCTATGCCAACCACACAATGAAGATGGATTGCCTCTCTAAGAACCACTGGAGGAAGACTGTGGTGGGGAATGCCGTCTGGGGACAGACTCTAGCAGCCATCGCTACTACACAAG TGAGCCAGACGCCTGCTGCAAGCACACCGACAACAAGTACAACACGCACCGCTGCACAGGCCATAG CAGATACCACTCCAGCAGTGCCAGTGGCTCAGCCATCTTCAACTGCTGCAGCACCGGCTGTGGCAACAGAACCACCAGCACAGTCCTCATCAG TGATATCCGACCTGACCCTCGACCATGCTTGGACTGATCATCTCACTGTTTTCTGGACAGTCGTGGGCAGTCAGCCAATATGGCACTACAGGCTGCGCTACCAGCGGACAGATGGGTCGACCTCGTACCAGGACCTCTCCCCCGCACCGACAGCGAGCGCCACCTCGGCTACTTTGTCAGGACTGCTGCCCGACATGGAGTACACCATCGTGCTCACTTCTTATGGCATGGATGACCGGCCAAACGGAGTTATCAGGGGGACATACAGGACGG ACTCCATTGTCGCAAATGTGGAGTGCGAACAAGACAGCATGACCCTGTCTATTCCCCTGGCGGCGCTGCGGGCTGTGGACCTGGAGAGTATGCACCTTCTGGACCCCAGCTGTGGTGCAACTGTAGAGGGTGATGCCGTCAAGATGCACACAAGCCTGCAGGGGTGTGGAACTCGACAGGAG ACTTCAGGGGAGGACCATCTTATTTTCTACAACGAAGCCATCGCCAACCAAGTTGCTCATGAGAATGGTGCTATGCGTGGCCAGCCTATAAACATGCGCTTCCATTGCGAGTTCCTTCGTCGGTACGATGTTTCTCAGGGCGAAATCATGTATCACATCCCCTCCTCTCG TATTCAAATTGTTGATGCGAACAACACTTTCACCTTGGAgatgcacatgtacacatcagCAGACTTCAATGCAAGCTACGAGGCTTCTGATTTCCCAATTCAG GTCACACCGTCTGACCGTCTGAACTTCGGCTTGAGTGTGACATCACCGCTGGACAACCTTGAAGTGTTGGCAACTGACTGTGTCTCCACCCCCACCACCGACCCCAACGACTCTCCAAGGGTCAACATCATCGAAGATAG TTGTGAGGTTGATGAGACTCTACAGAAGGAAAATGACCTTTCTAATGACAAGGCCCTGTACTACAGTGTGGATGCCTTCACTTTCCCAAATGCTGCCGAGTCCAGCCTG GTGTACTTCCACTGCACCATGATCCTGTGCTTTAAGGACGATCCTGACTCCCGGTGCAGACAGGGCTGTAACCCAGCACGGCGCAGACGGGCCGTCTCGGACGGGACGGAGGCCAGGGTCCGCCGCGAGACCAACAGGGACCACAAGGCGGAAATCAGCCAAGGACCGTTCCGGATCCAGTTCAAAGAAAAAGCAG GGCCAGCTGGATTCCCGTTGGGAACGGTGATTGGAGTGTCTGTCGGAGTTGCAGGGGTCATGGTCCTTCTGACCGTGGCAGCTGTCCTGGTGAAGAAACGGTATGGCGTGGCTCGAGAGAGCAAGAAGGGAATGGACACTGTCG GACTTGACAACTACACATTCCAGCCTTGGGAGAAGATGAACAAGGCTGTGACTGCTTACACCAAGGCATAA
- the LOC118412473 gene encoding uncharacterized protein LOC118412473 isoform X3, giving the protein MMTRPCASGLWKWTALVLIATSATVAAQVAPYVEVISAWPSAKLYYQETLTLTCHGGGDPAPTFSWSRDSGSLPPLAVVDGTAGTLTLVNTTDADSGVYTCTADNGVGTAVANINVTGCPDISTCPDSNPNCASWAASEQCKNNPRYMFRNCRLSCNICFPNLGAHCKTIRRGRSWDTWECYNVTSVPRAVQTELNLDRTFYQKYLHAYGIPILGSSLLPDDALRRACYDVLFMLADRRDLRDSYYNFNGRVGIMAESEVTLNIPEHSSLDPFFNQRARGLGATVARPISTGAEENLLCYSTDRYRVEDIFMSELAHGIDLLGCRICISDFKPRLQAAYRAALANGLWANTYAAANIDEYWAEAVQSFFNVNHERTRPDGIHNHVNTRAELQEYDPALYSIVDEIFPCGNFPVKRCERDYANHTMKMDCLSKNHWRKTVVGNAVWGQTLAAIATTQVSQTPAASTPTTSTTRTAAQAIADTTPAVPVAQPSSTAAAPAVATEPPAQSSSVISDLTLDHAWTDHLTVFWTVVGSQPIWHYRLRYQRTDGSTSYQDLSPAPTASATSATLSGLLPDMEYTIVLTSYGMDDRPNGVIRGTYRTDSIVANVECEQDSMTLSIPLAALRAVDLESMHLLDPSCGATVEGDAVKMHTSLQGCGTRQETSGEDHLIFYNEAIANQVAHENGAMRGQPINMRFHCEFLRRYDVSQGEIMYHIPSSRIQIVDANNTFTLEMHMYTSADFNASYEASDFPIQVTPSDRLNFGLSVTSPLDNLEVLATDCVSTPTTDPNDSPRVNIIEDRCTSTAP; this is encoded by the exons tcGCTCCTTACGTAGAGGTCATCTCTGCCTGGCCTTCAGCTAAGCTGTACTATCAGGagaccctgaccctgacctgtcATGGCGGCGGTGACCCCGCTCCGACCTTCAGCTGGTCACGTGACTCGGGCTCCCTCCCTCCTCTCGCAGTGGTTGACGGGACTGCGGGAACCCTGACCCTGGTGAACACGACTGATGCGGACAGCGGGGTGTACACCTGCACGGCGGACAACGGAGTTGGTACTGCCGTGGCCAACATCAACGTCACCGGATGTCCTGAT ATTTCTACCTGCCCAGACTCCAACCCCAACTGTGCAAGCTGGGCTGCAAGtgaacagtgtaaaaacaaccCACGCTATATGTTTCGCAACTGTCGCCTCAGCTGCAACATCTGTTTTCCAA ACCTAGGTGCTCACTGCAAGACCATACGCCGCGGGCGTTCCTGGGACACGTGGGAATGCTATAACGTCACGAGTGTCCCGCGTGCAGTGCAGACCGAGCTTAATCTTGATCGCACATTCTACCAG AAATATCTCCACGCCTATGGTATCCCCATCCTTGGCTCTTCTCTCCTCCCGGACGACGCCCTCCGGAGAGCGTGTTATGACGTGCTGTTCATGTTAGCGGACAGAAGGGACCTGCGGGACTCCTACTATAACTTCAACGGGAGGGTTGGCATCATGGCCGAATCTGAG GTTACGCTGAATATCCCCGAACATTCTAGCCTGGACCCATTTTTCAACCAGCGGGCCAGGGGCTTGGGGGCCACCGTCGCCAGACCTATATCCACAGGGGCTGAGGAAAACTTGCTCTGCTACAGCACTGACCG GTACAGGGTTGAAGACATCTTCATGAGTGAACTCGCTCACGGCATAGACCTCCTTGGTTGCCGCATCTGCATCAGCGATTTCAAACCCCGCCTGCAGGCCGCTTATCGTGCCGCCCTGGCCAATGGACTGTGGGCTAACACTTACGCCGCCGCCAACATTGATGAGTACTGGGCGGAAG CTGTGCAAAGCTTCTTCAATGTGAATCACGAGAGGACTCGTCCAGACGGGATCCACAACCACGTCAACACCCGTGCCGAGCTGCAAGAGTACGACCCAGCCCTCTACTCCATAGTAGATGAGATCTTCCCCTGTGGGAACTTCCCTGTCAAGCGTTGTGAACGAG aCTATGCCAACCACACAATGAAGATGGATTGCCTCTCTAAGAACCACTGGAGGAAGACTGTGGTGGGGAATGCCGTCTGGGGACAGACTCTAGCAGCCATCGCTACTACACAAG TGAGCCAGACGCCTGCTGCAAGCACACCGACAACAAGTACAACACGCACCGCTGCACAGGCCATAG CAGATACCACTCCAGCAGTGCCAGTGGCTCAGCCATCTTCAACTGCTGCAGCACCGGCTGTGGCAACAGAACCACCAGCACAGTCCTCATCAG TGATATCCGACCTGACCCTCGACCATGCTTGGACTGATCATCTCACTGTTTTCTGGACAGTCGTGGGCAGTCAGCCAATATGGCACTACAGGCTGCGCTACCAGCGGACAGATGGGTCGACCTCGTACCAGGACCTCTCCCCCGCACCGACAGCGAGCGCCACCTCGGCTACTTTGTCAGGACTGCTGCCCGACATGGAGTACACCATCGTGCTCACTTCTTATGGCATGGATGACCGGCCAAACGGAGTTATCAGGGGGACATACAGGACGG ACTCCATTGTCGCAAATGTGGAGTGCGAACAAGACAGCATGACCCTGTCTATTCCCCTGGCGGCGCTGCGGGCTGTGGACCTGGAGAGTATGCACCTTCTGGACCCCAGCTGTGGTGCAACTGTAGAGGGTGATGCCGTCAAGATGCACACAAGCCTGCAGGGGTGTGGAACTCGACAGGAG ACTTCAGGGGAGGACCATCTTATTTTCTACAACGAAGCCATCGCCAACCAAGTTGCTCATGAGAATGGTGCTATGCGTGGCCAGCCTATAAACATGCGCTTCCATTGCGAGTTCCTTCGTCGGTACGATGTTTCTCAGGGCGAAATCATGTATCACATCCCCTCCTCTCG TATTCAAATTGTTGATGCGAACAACACTTTCACCTTGGAgatgcacatgtacacatcagCAGACTTCAATGCAAGCTACGAGGCTTCTGATTTCCCAATTCAG GTCACACCGTCTGACCGTCTGAACTTCGGCTTGAGTGTGACATCACCGCTGGACAACCTTGAAGTGTTGGCAACTGACTGTGTCTCCACCCCCACCACCGACCCCAACGACTCTCCAAGGGTCAACATCATCGAAGATAG GTGTACTTCCACTGCACCATGA
- the LOC118412473 gene encoding uncharacterized protein LOC118412473 isoform X2, whose amino-acid sequence MMTRPCASGLWKWTALVLIATSATVAAQVAPYVEVISAWPSAKLYYQETLTLTCHGGGDPAPTFSWSRDSGSLPPLAVVDGTAGTLTLVNTTDADSGVYTCTADNGVGTAVANINVTGCPDISTCPDSNPNCASWAASEQCKNNPRYMFRNCRLSCNICFPNLGAHCKTIRRGRSWDTWECYNVTSVPRAVQTELNLDRTFYQKYLHAYGIPILGSSLLPDDALRRACYDVLFMLADRRDLRDSYYNFNGRVGIMAESEVTLNIPEHSSLDPFFNQRARGLGATVARPISTGAEENLLCYSTDRYRVEDIFMSELAHGIDLLGCRICISDFKPRLQAAYRAALANGLWANTYAAANIDEYWAEAVQSFFNVNHERTRPDGIHNHVNTRAELQEYDPALYSIVDEIFPCGNFPVKRCERDYANHTMKMDCLSKNHWRKTVVGNAVWGQTLAAIATTQVSQTPAASTPTTSTTRTAAQAIDTTPAVPVAQPSSTAAAPAVATEPPAQSSSVISDLTLDHAWTDHLTVFWTVVGSQPIWHYRLRYQRTDGSTSYQDLSPAPTASATSATLSGLLPDMEYTIVLTSYGMDDRPNGVIRGTYRTDSIVANVECEQDSMTLSIPLAALRAVDLESMHLLDPSCGATVEGDAVKMHTSLQGCGTRQETSGEDHLIFYNEAIANQVAHENGAMRGQPINMRFHCEFLRRYDVSQGEIMYHIPSSRIQIVDANNTFTLEMHMYTSADFNASYEASDFPIQVTPSDRLNFGLSVTSPLDNLEVLATDCVSTPTTDPNDSPRVNIIEDSCEVDETLQKENDLSNDKALYYSVDAFTFPNAAESSLVYFHCTMILCFKDDPDSRCRQGCNPARRRRAVSDGTEARVRRETNRDHKAEISQGPFRIQFKEKAGPAGFPLGTVIGVSVGVAGVMVLLTVAAVLVKKRYGVARESKKGMDTVGLDNYTFQPWEKMNKAVTAYTKA is encoded by the exons tcGCTCCTTACGTAGAGGTCATCTCTGCCTGGCCTTCAGCTAAGCTGTACTATCAGGagaccctgaccctgacctgtcATGGCGGCGGTGACCCCGCTCCGACCTTCAGCTGGTCACGTGACTCGGGCTCCCTCCCTCCTCTCGCAGTGGTTGACGGGACTGCGGGAACCCTGACCCTGGTGAACACGACTGATGCGGACAGCGGGGTGTACACCTGCACGGCGGACAACGGAGTTGGTACTGCCGTGGCCAACATCAACGTCACCGGATGTCCTGAT ATTTCTACCTGCCCAGACTCCAACCCCAACTGTGCAAGCTGGGCTGCAAGtgaacagtgtaaaaacaaccCACGCTATATGTTTCGCAACTGTCGCCTCAGCTGCAACATCTGTTTTCCAA ACCTAGGTGCTCACTGCAAGACCATACGCCGCGGGCGTTCCTGGGACACGTGGGAATGCTATAACGTCACGAGTGTCCCGCGTGCAGTGCAGACCGAGCTTAATCTTGATCGCACATTCTACCAG AAATATCTCCACGCCTATGGTATCCCCATCCTTGGCTCTTCTCTCCTCCCGGACGACGCCCTCCGGAGAGCGTGTTATGACGTGCTGTTCATGTTAGCGGACAGAAGGGACCTGCGGGACTCCTACTATAACTTCAACGGGAGGGTTGGCATCATGGCCGAATCTGAG GTTACGCTGAATATCCCCGAACATTCTAGCCTGGACCCATTTTTCAACCAGCGGGCCAGGGGCTTGGGGGCCACCGTCGCCAGACCTATATCCACAGGGGCTGAGGAAAACTTGCTCTGCTACAGCACTGACCG GTACAGGGTTGAAGACATCTTCATGAGTGAACTCGCTCACGGCATAGACCTCCTTGGTTGCCGCATCTGCATCAGCGATTTCAAACCCCGCCTGCAGGCCGCTTATCGTGCCGCCCTGGCCAATGGACTGTGGGCTAACACTTACGCCGCCGCCAACATTGATGAGTACTGGGCGGAAG CTGTGCAAAGCTTCTTCAATGTGAATCACGAGAGGACTCGTCCAGACGGGATCCACAACCACGTCAACACCCGTGCCGAGCTGCAAGAGTACGACCCAGCCCTCTACTCCATAGTAGATGAGATCTTCCCCTGTGGGAACTTCCCTGTCAAGCGTTGTGAACGAG aCTATGCCAACCACACAATGAAGATGGATTGCCTCTCTAAGAACCACTGGAGGAAGACTGTGGTGGGGAATGCCGTCTGGGGACAGACTCTAGCAGCCATCGCTACTACACAAG TGAGCCAGACGCCTGCTGCAAGCACACCGACAACAAGTACAACACGCACCGCTGCACAGGCCATAG ATACCACTCCAGCAGTGCCAGTGGCTCAGCCATCTTCAACTGCTGCAGCACCGGCTGTGGCAACAGAACCACCAGCACAGTCCTCATCAG TGATATCCGACCTGACCCTCGACCATGCTTGGACTGATCATCTCACTGTTTTCTGGACAGTCGTGGGCAGTCAGCCAATATGGCACTACAGGCTGCGCTACCAGCGGACAGATGGGTCGACCTCGTACCAGGACCTCTCCCCCGCACCGACAGCGAGCGCCACCTCGGCTACTTTGTCAGGACTGCTGCCCGACATGGAGTACACCATCGTGCTCACTTCTTATGGCATGGATGACCGGCCAAACGGAGTTATCAGGGGGACATACAGGACGG ACTCCATTGTCGCAAATGTGGAGTGCGAACAAGACAGCATGACCCTGTCTATTCCCCTGGCGGCGCTGCGGGCTGTGGACCTGGAGAGTATGCACCTTCTGGACCCCAGCTGTGGTGCAACTGTAGAGGGTGATGCCGTCAAGATGCACACAAGCCTGCAGGGGTGTGGAACTCGACAGGAG ACTTCAGGGGAGGACCATCTTATTTTCTACAACGAAGCCATCGCCAACCAAGTTGCTCATGAGAATGGTGCTATGCGTGGCCAGCCTATAAACATGCGCTTCCATTGCGAGTTCCTTCGTCGGTACGATGTTTCTCAGGGCGAAATCATGTATCACATCCCCTCCTCTCG TATTCAAATTGTTGATGCGAACAACACTTTCACCTTGGAgatgcacatgtacacatcagCAGACTTCAATGCAAGCTACGAGGCTTCTGATTTCCCAATTCAG GTCACACCGTCTGACCGTCTGAACTTCGGCTTGAGTGTGACATCACCGCTGGACAACCTTGAAGTGTTGGCAACTGACTGTGTCTCCACCCCCACCACCGACCCCAACGACTCTCCAAGGGTCAACATCATCGAAGATAG TTGTGAGGTTGATGAGACTCTACAGAAGGAAAATGACCTTTCTAATGACAAGGCCCTGTACTACAGTGTGGATGCCTTCACTTTCCCAAATGCTGCCGAGTCCAGCCTG GTGTACTTCCACTGCACCATGATCCTGTGCTTTAAGGACGATCCTGACTCCCGGTGCAGACAGGGCTGTAACCCAGCACGGCGCAGACGGGCCGTCTCGGACGGGACGGAGGCCAGGGTCCGCCGCGAGACCAACAGGGACCACAAGGCGGAAATCAGCCAAGGACCGTTCCGGATCCAGTTCAAAGAAAAAGCAG GGCCAGCTGGATTCCCGTTGGGAACGGTGATTGGAGTGTCTGTCGGAGTTGCAGGGGTCATGGTCCTTCTGACCGTGGCAGCTGTCCTGGTGAAGAAACGGTATGGCGTGGCTCGAGAGAGCAAGAAGGGAATGGACACTGTCG GACTTGACAACTACACATTCCAGCCTTGGGAGAAGATGAACAAGGCTGTGACTGCTTACACCAAGGCATAA